In Bacteroidales bacterium, one DNA window encodes the following:
- a CDS encoding WbqC family protein, with amino-acid sequence RDIRIDNTLEWQKNHWTSIESAYSASPFFEFFMDDFLPFYNRKYEFLIDFNMKLQDMVLDHLEIDTPVKLTTRFHKTTPPDTDDYRDAIHPKKRMKKQDPAFRPAFYYQVFQERYAFIPNLSIIDLLFNEGPNAENILKQSISRFNRHDE; translated from the coding sequence CCCGTGATATACGTATCGATAATACACTGGAATGGCAGAAAAATCACTGGACCTCCATAGAATCTGCCTATAGCGCTTCGCCCTTCTTTGAATTTTTTATGGACGATTTCCTGCCGTTTTATAACCGAAAATATGAGTTTCTGATCGATTTCAATATGAAGCTTCAGGATATGGTGCTTGATCACCTTGAGATCGATACCCCTGTAAAATTGACTACGAGATTTCATAAAACCACTCCGCCAGATACGGATGATTACCGGGATGCCATCCATCCGAAAAAAAGGATGAAAAAGCAGGATCCTGCTTTCCGCCCTGCTTTTTATTACCAGGTGTTTCAGGAACGGTACGCTTTTATTCCCAACCTGAGCATCATTGATCTGCTCTTTAATGAAGGGCCGAATGCAGAAAATATTCTTAAGCAGAGCATATCCCGTTTCAATCGTCATGATGAATGA
- a CDS encoding SAM-dependent methyltransferase — MKGKLYLIPTTLGDDGVDAVIPAEVKNIISRLDIFIVENIRSARRYIRKVDAEKSIDGLTFFVLNKHTDKGQFPEFLAPLKKGRDVGLITEAGVPGIADPGEDIVRMAHKQEIRVVPLVGPSSVTLALMGSGLNGQHFAFNGYLPIQSNERIKKLKMLEKRSQQENHTQIFMETPYRNNQLLKDILEHCRDRTLLCIASNITLENEKIQTKTIKEWRKAVPDLNKQPAIFLLHSS; from the coding sequence ATGAAAGGGAAGCTATATCTGATACCCACGACGCTTGGTGATGACGGGGTTGATGCGGTGATACCCGCAGAAGTTAAAAACATCATCAGCAGGCTGGACATATTCATTGTAGAGAATATACGCTCGGCCAGGCGTTATATACGAAAGGTCGATGCAGAAAAATCCATCGATGGGCTTACCTTTTTTGTGCTCAACAAACATACCGATAAAGGGCAATTCCCAGAATTTTTGGCTCCATTAAAGAAGGGCAGGGATGTCGGTTTGATAACCGAGGCCGGTGTTCCGGGCATTGCCGACCCCGGGGAGGACATTGTCCGCATGGCTCATAAGCAGGAAATAAGGGTAGTACCCCTGGTGGGTCCTTCTTCCGTCACCCTGGCTCTTATGGGTTCAGGACTTAACGGACAACATTTTGCATTCAACGGCTACCTCCCCATTCAATCGAACGAAAGGATAAAAAAGCTAAAAATGCTTGAAAAAAGGTCACAACAGGAAAATCACACACAGATATTCATGGAAACTCCGTACCGGAACAACCAACTGCTGAAAGATATCCTGGAACATTGCCGGGACCGCACACTCCTCTGCATTGCTTCAAACATCACCCTTGAAAACGAAAAGATACAAACCAAAACCATCAAAGAATGGAGGAAGGCCGTTCCTGATCTGAACAAGCAGCCCGCCATCTTTCTTCTTCATTCATCATGA